DNA from Malus sylvestris chromosome 11, drMalSylv7.2, whole genome shotgun sequence:
GGTCAAATGATGGAGCACGGTTATTACTTGGTGTTTGGAGGTCATAAAGTAGAGATCTATGATGATAGCTCATATTCCAACCTGATTGCCAGAGTACCAATGAAGGGAAATCGAAGTTTTCCAATGAAGTTACAGTCTGGAATACATATTGCCTACAGGGCAAATGTATGTCCTTCTACTGCTATGTGGCACAGAAGATTGGGTCATCTGAACATGAGCAGTTTGAAATTGATGCAGGAACAAGAATTGGTGGTCGGGTTACCGGAGATCAAAGTAATTAAAGGAGTGTGTGAAGGCTGTGTTCTTGGCAAACAATGCAGAGAAGCATTTCCAAGAGAAGCCACTACTAGAGCATCATTTCCTCTTGAGCTTATACACAGTGACATTTGCGGACCAATGCAGACAACTACAACAGCTGGAAATCGATACTTTCTCACTTTTATAGATGACTGCACCAGGATGTGTTGGATTTATTTTCTAAGGCATAAATCTGAAGTTCTCAATGTGTTTAAAAAGTTCAAAGCTACTGTAGAGTTGCAGAGTGGATATAAACTGAAGAAGCTTAGGAGTGATCGAGGAGGTGAATACACCTCAATGGAATTTAACAGATTTGTTGAAGATATAGGCCTGGAAAGACAACTTACCACTCCATACACACCACAGCAAAATGGTGTGGCAGAGAGAAAGAACAGAACCATCGTGGAAATGGCTAAGTGTCTTATGTTGGAGAAGAAGATTCCACTTGAATTCTGGGCTGAGGCAGTCAATACCTCTGTGTACATTCTGAATCGATGCCCAACCAAAGCCTTACATAAGAAGACACCTTTTGAAGCTTACAGTGGGAGAAAACCAGGAATTAAGCATCTAAAAGTGTTTGGTTCTTTGTGTTATGCTCATGTGCCAAGTCAACAGAGACAAAAACTCGATTTGGCAAGCAAGAGGTGTATTTTCTTGGGATATGGTAGTTGTGAGAAGGGATATAGACTGTATAACATTGAATCTGGAAAGGTGACTATTTCCAGAGATGTTGTGTTTAATGAAGAAGCATGTTGGGATTGGAATGCACAGAAGGAAAGAAGGGAGAGTATCCAGATCATTGAAATGTCTGCAGGAGAACAAAACTGTGAAGGAAGTGCTTGTGATTCTGAAACACAATGTGAAGTCAGTGAAGAGAATGTTGGGTCAGATTTAGTTACTGAGCTATCTGATCAAGAAAGAGTGACAGGTCCACAGGATTTTGATCACACTCCTCTCAAGTACAGAAACATTGCAGAAATATATGAAAAGTGTAATCTGTGCATAATAGAACCCGAATGTTTTGAAGAGGCTGCCAAGGATGAATCATGGCAGAAGGCTATGGAAGATGAAATCTCTATGATTGAGAAGAATCATACTTGGGATCTTGTTGATAGACCATTTGATAAACCAATCATTGGAGTCAAATGGGTttataaaacaaaactaaatctgGATGGTTCAGTGCAGAAAAACAAAGCACGGTTAGTTGCAAAGGGGTACTCTCAGAAGCCTGGAATCGATTTCAATGAAACTTTTGCACCTGTGGCAAGACTTGATACTGTGAGAACCTTGGTAGCCCTTGCTGCACAGAAAGGATGGAAATTATTTCAGTTAGATGTAAAGTCTGCATTTCTAAATGGAGTGTTGAATGAAGAGGTGTATGTGGATCAACCATCTGGTTTTGTTATACAGGGCAAGGAAGACAAAGTGTACAGGCTCAGGAAAGCtttatatggtttgaaacaagctccaagagcttggtatgaagaaataaattcCTATTTTGCAAAGGCTGGATTCCACAGAAGTCCGAGTGAAGCTACTCTTTATATCAAGACATCTCACAGTGGCATTCTTATTGTGTCActgtatgtagatgatattatttacacagGGAGTTCAAAGGAGATGATAGCTGAGTTTAAAGGTGAGATGATGAGACAATATGAGATGACTGATCTAGGATTACTTCATCATTTCCTTGGTCTTGGAGTATTGCAAACAGATAATTACATCTTCTTGcatcaaaagaaatatgcaaagaCTTTGCTTGAGAAATTTGGACTTAGGGATTGTAAGCCGGTTGCAACACCATTAGCTATGAATGAAAAACTTACAAAAGTAGATGGAAGTGATCTGGCAGATGAGACTTTATATAGACAAATGGTGGGAAGTTTGCTATATTTGACAGCAACAAGGCCAGATATTATGTTTGCAGCAAGCTTATTGGCTAGGTTTATGCACAATCCTACCAAGAAGCATATGGGGACAGCTAAGAGAGTTCTGAGATACATACAAGGCACTGTGACCTATGGAGTTGTCTATGAAAAGGGAAAAGGAGCAGTGTTGGTTGGTTATTGTGATAGTGATTGGAgtggaagtgaagatgatatgagGAGTACATCTGGCTATGCATTCAATCTTGGTTCTGGTGTGTTTTCTTGGGCCTCAATCAAACAAAGCAGTGTTGCTCTTTCAACTGCAGAGGCAGAGTACATCAGTGCAGCAGAAGCTACTGCACAGGCCATTTGGCTAAGATTTGTACTCTCTGATTTCGGGGAAGAACAAGCAGAACCAACTAAGTTGTTGTgtgataatacctcagcaattGCCATATCAAAGAATCCAGTTCATCATCACAAAACCAGGCACATTAATCGGAAATTTCATTTCATCCGAGATGCACTTCAAGATGGTGAGATTGATCTGGTATACTGCAAGACTGAAGAGCAGGTTGCAGATATATTCACTAAAGCTTTGGCAAGGGATCGATTTGAAGTACTGAGGACAGCTTTGGGAGTGATTTCAGCACATcacttagaagggagtgttagtTTATAAGTGTATTTGCTGAAATATAATAAGAAGTCAGTTTTAAATATCAGCCCTTGGATCATAGTCCAAGTGTGCAGCTAAGATGTAATcttagattaattaatatttcctCTTGCTACATGTGCTAAGTGTGTGTGAATGAATGAAACAGTGCAGAGttcgtttcttcttcctcaagctgaattctctcactctctctctagatttcttactctcttcctttcttcagTATTTTATACATTAATTGAAACACTCATACAAGATCATAGTCTGTATGTTAACATAATAAAACTACAAGACATTTTTCTTTAGGGTTGCAACAAATCAATAAAGCACAATTGCAGTAAAAACTTGATTTCCAAACTAATTTACAATAAGAATGAAGGAGCCACAAGCAATATGGGTTTTCAAAAATGCTGTTGGTGCATTATTCAGAGATGTGATCTGATAATTCAAAGACTGCCCGCTGTCTGCAGTCTAACACTGAAATGGTAACTGGTCTTAATATGCACTGCACACTCTATAAAAGTATATTACACGAAACAAAGAAGGTCATGGACCGCGAGGTGTGCTGAAACAGAAACAGCCGGTAGACTGGTCTTCAGGTATCATGCCGCCTCCCTTGCTATTATCTATTGCATACAACATTTTCACTACCTCTTCCATTTCAGGGCGATTATCCGGGTTTGCATCCCAACATTTTCGCATGACGCTAGCCAATGTGCTTGGACAACATCTTGGGATTTCTGGTCGTAAATTCTGCCATCCAAGCATAAAATATTAGGACTAACAATTTTTTATCAACATTACTTAAAAGCCAAAGACAGACAAGTTTTGCTACATCAGTTCCACTACTTCAAAACAAATGTGCAGTAAAATCTCATAAGGAAATTAAAGCAGTATATGTGCAACAACAAACCAACCTGTCGCACTACTGCAGATGAGACATCAGCAGAACTTAGATTAGGATAAGGCATGTCGCAGCAATAGATTTCCCACAAGCAAAAACCAAAACTATAGACATCGCATTTCCTGTTGTACGGCTTGCCATCAAGGAACTACAAAAACCTTGATGTTAGAATTCTAATCCAATTTGCAGCAAGGGGAATctataaaaggtcgtacccagtgcacaaggctcctgctttacgcagggtctgggagaggtgaatgtcggctagccttactcCCATTTATGGGAATCTATAAATAAAAGAATGTCACTCGCTTCAAATTTGTTTAGAACTAGATTTGGCAATAATTTACAAAAAGTAGGTACCTCTGGGGCCATGTACCCAGTCATGTCCCTTGGTTTATGTGCTTCTATTATAGTAACGCCAAAATCAACAATTTTCAATGTTCCATGATTATCAACCAACATATTTTCCGGTATGACATCATGGTGTAAAATTTTCTTCGAGTGAAGATAGCTCAAACTGAGAGAATGAAACACCAAGAACAATCCTTTAGTTTgaaacccaacaaaaaaaactGAACTAAATCAAAGCACCAAAAATGAACCCAACTCACCCTTTGGAGAGATCCAAGGCAAGTTGAATCACAACCTTAAAGGCAAGTTTGTTTCTTCGATTCCTGATCAAAAAGTTCTTTAGCGTCGTACCACCAGGAACAAACTCAACGATAACACAACAAGCTCTTGAAGGAGGAGAATTATGGCTATCGTTTGATGTGTTTTTAACAGGGATTTTTAGGTTGGAAGTTCCCATTGAAGCTCCGACAAACTGTCACAAATATAATGGCCACAGTTTAAATAGATAAATCATAAATCTCAACCATAGGAGAAGATAACAGCAAATGAACATAAAGTAAACCTGAAAATTGACATTTAAACAGTATCAAAATTTCATCTGAAGCTACCGTGACTTTATAGGACGCAAACTGAGATGAAGAACCAATATATACTAAATTTACCTTTGGAATGTTTGGGTGGTCAAGCTTATGCCAAACAGCAACCTCTTGCTGAAATGATGCCCAAAGAGCAGCAGTTTCAGCTGCTGTGGCAATACCATCCTCCCCCCAATCCAATATCTTCACTATAATATCAAGAATACACAGTCCATGAGAAgaatattgacaaaaaaaataaaaaataaaaaatacaggGTAACCTATGGTTGGGAGTTCATTATTCAATCAAATAACACCGCTTTCTTACATTCaatcaaaaaaatttgtgtagTTGTAAATTTGTATCTAAGGCAAACAATCACATGTATTCTTTTGTGCAATGAAGTAAACCCCTAAGTCTAATAACAATGAAAGTTTGAAATCTGAGTTCAGCATGCTAAAACCATTCCCAATAGATTCATTAACCATCTAATACACGGTCACTACAGCAAATTCTGTAATACAACAATCCCAAACGAGCCCATGATACTATACTAAACAATTATAGATGATGGCTTACCGTCTAGGCGTCCACCAACTCAACAAACTGTAAAATTTCTCAATTCCGTTTCATTTCTGGTGAAACCCATTGACCACTAAACTATGTTTTAAAGTCTCAAACATGGAAAACTTAGGCATGCAAACAAATCCTGCACATCACCAAAATTGCAACAAcgaaaaagaattgaaaacgAATTGAAGCCTTCAGAGAAATCTAAGTACCTACAACATCTCGGCTGCCATATGCGCCACGATACACGGTGCCATAGGTTCCATGAACAATAACATTTCTTATATCCAACTGTGCCAAATCAATCTCCCACTCTTCCATCTTTGCgttctcctccctctccctctcccaacCCCTACTCAAGTGCTTCTCCAACTGGATATCCCGCCAAATCTCAAATTGTCACTCCTtcacaacataaaaaaattcttaaaccCCCGAAAACTTGATCGAAACTTTGACAACGGaactgaaaaaatataaaaggcCCCCCAGAATCTTGGAGCTGAAGAATCACACCAAATCGAGAAAAAAATGGGAtaggaaaaaaggaagaaaaaatatagaaaaatagaGTTTTGGGTATTAAACTAGAGGGAGAGAACCATTAGAAAGAGTGAATAGAAtcgtgaaaagaaaaaatcaaacaaaaaaaataatacataggAAAATTTACGCGCAGGTTAGAGCAGGAAATTTAAGGGTCAGCAGCAAGTTAATCATTAAATTCGTTCTCCCCTAAATTCAaccaaaatgaaaacaaaaacaatatttGGAACAGAGGTCAAGAACTCAAAGTCCCTAATTCTTGAATACCTTAAAACTGAAGATTCGGAACACAGATAGTGGTCAGGAGTGCTCGAGTTGAGAAAATACGATGGTGGTGGTTGGACGGACGAACGGAGCTCTGCGCTGCGAATTTGGGTCTGAGAGTCCAGAGTCCAAGTCGAGTCGAGAGACAGAGAATCGAGGTCTGAGTGAGAGACAGACTGAGAGTGGGAGTTGTGAGAGAAGTGGGAAGTCAACGGTGCACCCAAGTCCCGTTTGCCCACCCGATACGGTATTACAATTGTTTTGGCCAGACAAACCTCCACTTAATATGGAGTTGGTGGGAGACGGTGGGAATCTGTGACTTTTGCTCATTTTGCTCATTTAACTAGAATTTAATCAAATTTGGTCCTCGAATTTTTCTGAATTGCTaaagaatttattttttttggaaattttagAAACTCGGGTTTTGAGAGGAAGAAGCTGGTTCATTACCATTTTTAGGTATATAATTATGTGCCCTGATTGCATATTCACAGCCTATTTAGttatatgaattttttatttatctttctaAAGCTTTCATGCCTAGATTTTAAATATGTAATTGGTATAAATGCAAGATATAATCATGGGGGCATTcttatttttggattttctcTTCTGCATTTTCTCCTGTCCTTTGTATGTTTGTAGTTAGATCATTGGGTTCAAACCTTTGAACTAAAACTTGTTTGACAGCCTTgcaagtaggggtgggttcggttccgatcggtttggttttttgccaaaatcgaaaatcgaaccgaagttactgttcggttcggttttgttACGGttaatttcggttcggtttaatttcggtttcggttcggttttggtttttcactgattttttttttaattctgaaATTGATCTGTGTTCATTTGGAAGAACACCAGCAACAACCTGCTATTGTcctctttcctttgtttttgctatgaaaaaaattatagaaaaaaaatacaaagataCAAATCAATAATTTTTACCTTCAAAGCCAAAGCTGCAAGTTCACaacaaaccaacaaaaaaatattgaaagctAAGAccaaaacgaaaaaaaattaattaaaaaactccATGCGAAGAATTCTTAACTAGTACACagaataattaaaatatatttcgGTTCAGTTTGGTTTTCAAACCTCAGAAACCGAAATCGAACCAaccagattcggttcggttagGTTTGatagtttcggttcggtttttttcagcCTCGGTCtgattttcggttcggttttttttcggttttcggtttttcaaACCCACCCCTACTTGCAAGTGTTTCGCTTTTTGGTGCTCTTTAATGTGTgcactttcttttgtttatctAGATTAGTGTTTTTCCAGCACTTTTAATCGTTGCAGTTCACAAAGTCCTTATTGATCTTgcaattgttatttttaatttatctttGTTGGGTAGACGACATGTATTGTGGGTTTCGGTGATTAGGGAATATTTTGAGCTTCATTACTATTTTAATGTTTAGGTAAAACTAGAAACTTCAACCCGCGCTCTACTGCGGGATTGAAAATTGTATGGAAGATTATGTTTGACAGATAAGAGAACAATTCATCAGTTGTGCAATGGAAAACATAACATTAGAACACATCCAACAGAGAAAAAAATTACAACAAACCTTCATTAAATGTCGATGGAATactaacaacaaaaaatttctttgttttgaaatCATTGCCAAAGATTTTCAAACTCACGATCATTAAGCACGGGATCATCTAGAAGAGGAAGGAGCAATTGTCATTCCTTCTGAGTCTAATAAGTTGTGCCCACTGCAATAGGGGTCCCTGAAGCAGCACATAATTAtgtaagcaaaaaaaaaattcataaaggACCATTGAAATCAATTTTCAAAATACAAACAATTAAGAAGCTTAAACCTGAATCAAATGTCACTATTCGATAAAAATAAACTCAATATTTACTAAATGAATGTAGAACTTGTATTGTATAATATGCCTACTTCATATAATTGCTAATAAATGGAACAATTCCTTTTCCATATGGATATtataaggaaaatcaattccATAGTGTGTCCATTGCTTTCATTCTCAAGCACACAATACATATAAACCAACGAAGGATTAAACTCTTAAGTGAACTAATCAATGTCATTATATATTTACTAATTGCTATAACTCAAAAACACGAAATTTTCTTTAACTTTTTTCTCAATTCTCTATACAACAAAtcataacatataacaaaaatgtatttatatttatttattatttctataCTAAAACCGGGTGTACTGTTGACCACCTATCTTTTCTTCGTACAACCCCATTGTTCCTATTTGCCAACATAAAATACACACAAAAAAGGCAAGGAGACCAATACCTACCATCCCATTTAATAAATGTCCAAAGTCATTATGTGGGTACTAACATTACTAATACGACAAATGTCTAGTTGTTAATATTGTTTGATATAAGCCTATTAAGTAAAAACAGTTAAATCACACAAAGAGGCAAACTTTTCACATTCTCactaaggttctaaaaaacgctaggcgctagtcgggcggcgggctagcgcctaggcggatttaggtaaatttcttgtaaataagtgtatattgacacttacaaaaaaatatacttgtatgaaatctaaggataaaataataaaagaacaataaaatgcaaaaagagtatccaacaagtccaaaatttaaaaacatattaagcatatatgccatataatcatagtgaggagtattgtaggatgacacatgtacaacaagttcacaatttaaaaccacataaaatgcaaaataggaggaaaataaagaaatatagTAATTGTCTTTAACATCTCGGAATTTAAGTTGATACACACCTACTctataaaattaacaaaatttcaAGGTATAAGCATAGGCGCGTGTAGGGAACGGGAACTTAGAAAGTTAGAATAAAGATaggactttttttttcaatttcaatttcaaaaaaaaaaaatctagctCTTCCTAGAGctgcctagcccgcctaggtgCCGTCTAGGGCCTCCTAGAGCCCATCCACTTTTTCCCACCGTTTTGCAAGAAAACGCCTTGGCCACCctccgcctagcgcctaggcagaACACTAATTCTCACACACCTAACAAAAGCCTGATTTAACGGAAGAAAAATCTCACAACGGTAGAAAAAACAAGTGCAGCTTTCCAATTGTGATCAACATTATTatacatatttatatttatttattatttacactaaaacaGGGTGTACTGTTGACCATTCTCATTTTCATCACTTTGTAATGATAACAACCACCACTATTACATCTCGCAATACATAAAGATTTGATTGTTTATTTAAAGTATTTGTTGGGTGATGTAGACCACTATCTAGTGGTCTACGGGATGGAAGATATTTATTTGGCCTATGTATCAGAAGATATTCATATATTTGGCCTAAAGGTCGGGTGATGTAGTGGCTTCGGTAGATTATGATACCACTATTTAGCACATTATATACGATAtacgttttatgaaatgttttatggcatgctagggttttcggaaaaacctaatacatattatactattgagttttcatgAAACTTTGGGGATTAGTACGTTGATGAATAACtgtttcaattatatatatcaacttcGTCCActtatgtttgttttgcgccccctcatgACATAAGAACGAGGCATACGATCCGAtctacgaggcattcccctactaGTGACATCGTGTCATCCTCTCTGCTTTGACATCATTGTAATAGCACATTTTGCTTGTATTCTGAATTAGATGTATGCTCtaaacatgtcatgcattatcactatcattttattaatatttgaatattattatattattttggtaAGGTTTGCATTTGAATATTATACTTTTATAATTCGagcaaaatttatatgcatgtttcacatgttctcggcatatgcattcattaaatggcttgcatcaccctcgggtgtcggtgAGTACGTGGTCATCTCGATGTCCCTCGAACATCGAGAACGAGCCCTGTCAATGTGAATGAATTGGAACTAAGTGGTAATGTCTTGGAGACAAGTGGTGATTATTCACATGGAAACAATGTTGAAAACTTTGAAAGGGACGACTCGACATCGCTAGATAACTCACTGCCTGATAGCTCACGGTCAGTTTCCTCACCACCGGACAGTCATGTGTTGCCAGCTACCTCACAGTCGATCTTAAGTCACAATAACCATAATCAATCGTCTTTGATCCTggatgcaccaccaccacgtCGTTTCCCTGATCGCGTGAACCTTACTTATGAAGCTGACCCtaaatgcaaaactaggtaTCCGATGAGTAAGCCTAACCCTGAGTCTAATGTGTTATACCCGTTATGTAATTATATGTATACTAGCCACCTGTCATAATCAAATAAGTTatttatgcatcaattatctatTGTATCTATTCCTAACAATGTGCAAGAGGCTTTAACTGATCCACGTTGGAAAGCAACAATGAATGAAGagttgaagtctttgaagaagaatgctacctgGGAGATCATAGACTTGCCAGCTGGCAACAAACTGTGGGATGCATGGGTTTATACGGTGAAGTACAAAGCTGATGGGACGGTGGATCGCTTCAAGGCAAGACTAGTAGCAAAATGATGCACTCAAAAATATGGAATTGACTAGACACATACATTTGCCCATGTGCCCAAGATCAATACAGTCCGTGTTTTGTTGTCCTTGGCTACAAATCTTAATTGGCCGTTACAGTAGTTCGATGTGAAAAATGTCTTCTTGCATGGGGATTTGACATAAGAGATTTACATGGAACTCCCACCAGGCAGTAATGTTACAGATATGCATAGACAAAAGGTGTGTAGGCTTCGAAAATCATTGTATGGGTTAAAGTGGTCCCCAAGAGCGTGGTTCAATAGATTTACCAAGTCTATAAGAGCATTTGGATATAAGCAAAGTAACTGTGATCACACACTATTCTTGAAATGTTGGAATGGAAAGCTTACAACACTCATTGTATATATGGATGACATGGTAGTTACCGGTAATGATCCGGATGAGAATGCATCCTTGCAGAAATATTTTAGTACAGAATttaagatgaaggatcttgggtaTCTGAAATATTTTCTCAGGATTGAGGTATCAAGGAGCAAGTCAGGAATCTTCCTGTCACAGATAAAGTATATTCTTGACCTGTTAAAAGAAACTAGCATGTCAGCATGCAAACCCGTGACTACTCCGTTGGCAAAATGAATGAAGTTGAGCATTGATCTAAACCAAGTACTGGTAGATAAAGGAAGGTATCAAAGGTTAGTGGGAAGATTAATGTATTTGGCATATATATACTAGACCAGACCTTGCTCATGCCTTGAGTGTCGTTAGTCAATATCCATGAGAACAACATATAAATGCAGTGATGAGAATATTGAGTTATTTGAAAGGAAGTCTAGGGAAAATGATTTTATTTAAGAAGAATGGTCATTTTAGTATTGAAGGTTATACGGATGCTGACTAGGCCTGTTCGAGTGATGATGGGCACTCAATATTAGGTTACTTTACCTTTGTTGTTAGAAATCTggttacttggagaagcaagaagcaGGGAGTAGTAGCAAGGTCTAGTGCAGAAGTGGAATACAGAAGTATGGCCCTTGGTATTTGTGAGATTTTATGGCTTAAACTACTACTACAAGATTTGGGTGTCAAACATAGTCAACCGATGAAgttgttttgtaataataagGCTGCTCACAATATTGCTCATAATTCGGTGCAACATGATAGAACTAAACATGTGGAGGTTGACATGTTCTTTATTAAAGAAAAGCTAGAAGGTAAAATAATTGAAGTGCCTCTAATCGGAAAGGAAGATCAAATAGCTAACATTCTCACCAAAGCAGTTTCTAGTGAAATGTTCTCTAAGTTTTAGACAAGTTGGACATGtacaccaacttgagggggagtgttgacttGTATAGTTTCCTATAATTTAGGATTCCCTAGTTTAGGATGGATCTCGTGTAATCTGGGAGAAATCTCTTTAAAATCTCACGTAATTATTCTTCCTTATTTGGTTAGGATTAAGGTCGTATATTATACCTCACCTTGAGATGAATGAAAATaacttcaaagcattctcttctaTCACAACTTCGTAGCTACATTACGAGTCATCTTGAAGTCCTAAATGAATGACGATAATAGTAAAGCTTATAAAGGTATGCTTAACCTTGGACACTATGTTGAAAATAAATCTTACACTGATGGGAAGAGGAACCTTGCATGAGTTTAAAGTATGTTGGATTACTCTCAGGATTTGCGAGGAAAGCGGGAGAAGAAAACCTTAGCCTAGAAAGATTGTCTTCAAAGAATTGCTCTCAAAACAAGACAAAACCATCCCTACTATGTCAGCCAAATTAATGAAGGCTTCCTGAAACCCCaaaatctttaaaacattttaacaACTTGAGAAATATTATGGATTACTTTTCTTACGAGAATAAagat
Protein-coding regions in this window:
- the LOC126588857 gene encoding serine/threonine-protein kinase STY13-like; the encoded protein is MEEWEIDLAQLDIRNVIVHGTYGTVYRGAYGSRDVVVKILDWGEDGIATAAETAALWASFQQEVAVWHKLDHPNIPKFVGASMGTSNLKIPVKNTSNDSHNSPPSRACCVIVEFVPGGTTLKNFLIRNRRNKLAFKVVIQLALDLSKGLSYLHSKKILHHDVIPENMLVDNHGTLKIVDFGVTIIEAHKPRDMTGYMAPEFLDGKPYNRKCDVYSFGFCLWEIYCCDMPYPNLSSADVSSAVVRQNLRPEIPRCCPSTLASVMRKCWDANPDNRPEMEEVVKMLYAIDNSKGGGMIPEDQSTGCFCFSTPRGP